The Polymorphobacter megasporae genome window below encodes:
- a CDS encoding M28 family metallopeptidase produces the protein MKSIPALIALLLATSAVALPVSGISNASLKRDTATLASDAFEGRRPGTPGGDKAVAYITQRMEAIGLKPGNHGQWTQDVPLVTITTDPATSLVLTGGATPLTLAYGTEVVLWTKRQVATQVLADAPVVFVGYGINAPEKGWNDYAGIDVHGKTVVFLVNDPDWQTAAAGKDAGPFEGRAETYYGRYTYKFEEAMRQGAAAALVIHDTAPAGYPWNVITTSWTGPQIDLDSADHGMGRTGVEGWITKAAVEKMLAAGGQDLAKLTVAAQKKGFTAVAIPLKASTTLHNTIARSASKNVIGVVPGTKYPQETVFITAHWDHLGRCPADKTGDDICNGAVDNASGVAGVLALAEAFEKGPKPERTVAFMAVTGEESGLLGSRYYAEHPIYPLALTAGGVNMDGLAVGGRTHDIVLSGGGKSDLDTMAIAVAKAQGRYVAPEPSPEKGGYFRSDHFSFAKLGVPMFRGASGVDLRDGGKAAGQAAADDYTAHRYHQPSDNYDPKWSWAGAVEDLDLYYAVGRELADGHDWPNWYPGSEFRAIRDTTASLRK, from the coding sequence GTGAAGTCGATTCCAGCCCTTATCGCCCTCCTTCTCGCCACGTCGGCGGTCGCGCTCCCGGTGTCGGGGATCAGCAACGCCAGCCTCAAGCGCGATACGGCGACGCTCGCTTCGGACGCGTTCGAGGGGCGGCGGCCGGGGACCCCCGGCGGTGACAAGGCGGTCGCGTATATCACCCAGCGGATGGAGGCGATCGGGCTCAAGCCCGGTAACCACGGCCAGTGGACGCAGGATGTGCCGCTGGTGACGATCACGACCGATCCGGCGACGAGCCTCGTCCTGACCGGCGGCGCGACCCCGCTGACGCTCGCTTACGGTACTGAGGTCGTGCTGTGGACCAAGCGGCAGGTCGCGACGCAGGTGCTCGCCGATGCGCCGGTGGTGTTCGTCGGCTACGGCATCAACGCGCCCGAAAAGGGCTGGAACGACTATGCCGGGATCGACGTCCACGGCAAGACGGTGGTGTTCCTCGTCAACGATCCCGACTGGCAGACCGCAGCGGCGGGCAAGGATGCGGGTCCGTTCGAGGGTCGCGCCGAAACCTATTACGGGCGCTACACCTACAAGTTCGAGGAAGCGATGCGGCAGGGCGCAGCCGCCGCGCTCGTCATCCACGACACGGCGCCCGCAGGCTATCCGTGGAACGTCATCACGACCAGCTGGACCGGACCGCAGATCGACCTCGACAGCGCCGATCACGGCATGGGCCGGACCGGGGTCGAGGGCTGGATTACTAAGGCGGCGGTGGAGAAAATGCTGGCAGCGGGTGGGCAGGACCTCGCCAAGCTGACTGTTGCTGCCCAGAAAAAGGGCTTCACCGCGGTCGCGATCCCGCTCAAGGCGTCGACGACGCTCCATAATACGATCGCACGGTCGGCGTCGAAGAACGTCATCGGCGTCGTCCCCGGGACGAAATACCCGCAGGAGACGGTGTTCATCACCGCGCACTGGGACCACCTCGGGCGCTGCCCGGCGGACAAGACTGGCGACGACATCTGCAACGGCGCGGTCGACAATGCCAGCGGCGTGGCCGGCGTACTTGCGCTTGCCGAGGCGTTCGAGAAGGGGCCGAAGCCCGAGCGGACGGTCGCGTTCATGGCGGTGACCGGCGAGGAGTCGGGTCTTCTTGGGTCCCGCTATTACGCGGAGCATCCGATCTATCCACTCGCGCTCACTGCAGGCGGGGTCAACATGGACGGGCTCGCGGTCGGCGGCCGGACGCATGACATCGTCCTCAGCGGCGGCGGCAAGTCCGACCTCGACACAATGGCGATCGCGGTGGCGAAGGCGCAGGGCCGCTATGTCGCCCCCGAGCCGAGCCCCGAGAAAGGCGGCTACTTCCGCTCCGACCATTTCAGCTTCGCCAAGCTCGGCGTGCCGATGTTCCGCGGCGCCAGCGGCGTCGACCTGCGCGACGGCGGCAAGGCGGCGGGGCAGGCGGCGGCCGACGATTACACCGCGCACCGCTATCATCAGCCGTCGGACAACTACGATCCTAAGTGGAGCTGGGCGGGGGCGGTCGAGGACCTCGACCTATATTATGCGGTCGGGCGGGAGCTTGCCGACGGCCACGACTGGCCGAACTGGTATCCCGGGAGTGAATTCCGCGCGATCCGTGACACCACTGCGAGCCTGCGCAAGTGA
- a CDS encoding agmatine deiminase family protein — MTARQPAEWMPHVATWTAWPSDPALWQDDLLPARAEVAAMIWAIAEHERVELLVGTEEAAASAHEALHGASVRFHHQPFGDIWLRDTAPLFMASTAGPAAAGFRFNGWGGKYLLEGDDAVAAFVAHGAGVPLAKHDWVLEGGAIEVDGTGLCVTTEACLLNPNRNPGMDRFEVEAHLRRDLGIERVLWLGDGLANDHTDGHVDNLARFVAPGVLALPAAAGSDDPNAEVYDDAHERATAFGVDVVRVPSPGLVEVDGVAIPASYMNWYVANGVVVVPTYGAANDAAAVAAIGSFFPGRRVVGLRGNAILTGGGSFHCITQQQPA; from the coding sequence GTGACCGCTCGCCAGCCCGCCGAGTGGATGCCGCACGTCGCGACATGGACCGCGTGGCCGAGCGATCCGGCGCTCTGGCAGGACGACCTGCTCCCCGCGCGCGCCGAGGTCGCGGCGATGATCTGGGCGATCGCCGAACATGAGCGGGTCGAGTTGCTCGTCGGCACCGAGGAAGCGGCGGCATCGGCGCACGAAGCACTCCACGGCGCGAGCGTCCGCTTTCACCACCAGCCGTTCGGCGACATCTGGCTTCGCGACACCGCACCGTTGTTCATGGCGTCCACCGCCGGTCCCGCCGCCGCCGGATTCCGCTTCAACGGCTGGGGCGGCAAGTATTTGCTCGAGGGCGACGATGCCGTCGCCGCGTTCGTCGCCCACGGCGCGGGCGTACCGCTGGCGAAGCACGACTGGGTGCTTGAGGGCGGGGCGATCGAGGTCGACGGCACGGGGTTGTGCGTGACGACCGAGGCGTGCCTGCTCAACCCCAATCGCAACCCGGGGATGGACCGCTTCGAAGTGGAAGCGCACCTCCGCCGCGACCTCGGGATCGAACGCGTGCTGTGGCTCGGCGACGGGCTCGCGAACGACCATACCGACGGGCACGTCGACAATCTCGCGCGCTTCGTCGCCCCCGGGGTGCTCGCGCTGCCCGCCGCCGCGGGGAGCGACGACCCCAACGCCGAGGTCTATGACGACGCCCACGAGCGCGCCACCGCGTTCGGCGTCGATGTCGTCCGCGTGCCGTCGCCGGGGCTCGTCGAGGTCGACGGGGTCGCGATACCGGCGAGCTACATGAACTGGTACGTCGCCAATGGCGTCGTCGTCGTCCCGACCTACGGAGCGGCCAATGATGCGGCCGCGGTGGCTGCGATCGGCTCGTTCTTCCCAGGGCGACGCGTTGTCGGCCTCCGCGGCAACGCGATCCTGACGGGCGGCGGCAGCTTCCATTGCATCACGCAGCAACAGCCAGCGTGA
- a CDS encoding Ppx/GppA phosphatase family protein, whose translation MSVIADPGVSSRRIAPSSRGARRTYGALDLGTNNCRLLIARPGGSPDGITIVDAFSRVVRLGEGLMHTGRLSDAAMDRGVAALGICADKLARRGVTLTRNVATEACRRASNGTEFVARVFEVTGIALDVISPAEEARLAVLGCASLIDPAGPPALVFDIGGGSTELILVDPTTSAILAWTSVPWGVVSLAETELFDCPPDDRAAAYDRLKGRVDDHLGGFLQRVTGMAPGLLQLLGTSGTITTLASIAIGLSSYDRRKVDGCTVTAISMRAISAMLAARSPSERAAVPGIGADRADLVVAGCAILEAIMDAWPSETLRVADRGIREGILRTLMGRDSR comes from the coding sequence ATGTCCGTTATCGCCGACCCCGGCGTCTCCTCCCGCCGTATCGCGCCGAGCAGTCGGGGAGCGCGGCGCACGTATGGCGCGCTCGACCTCGGCACCAATAATTGCCGCCTGCTGATCGCCCGGCCCGGTGGCAGCCCCGACGGGATCACGATCGTCGACGCCTTTTCGCGCGTCGTCCGCCTCGGCGAAGGCTTGATGCATACCGGCCGTCTGTCGGACGCGGCGATGGACCGGGGCGTTGCGGCGCTCGGCATCTGCGCCGACAAGCTTGCCCGGCGCGGGGTGACACTGACCCGCAACGTCGCGACCGAGGCGTGTCGCCGGGCGTCGAACGGGACCGAATTCGTCGCTCGGGTCTTCGAGGTCACCGGCATCGCGCTCGACGTCATCTCGCCGGCGGAGGAGGCGCGGCTCGCGGTCCTCGGCTGCGCGTCGTTGATCGATCCCGCGGGCCCGCCGGCGCTGGTCTTCGACATCGGCGGCGGCTCGACCGAGCTGATCCTCGTCGATCCGACCACGTCCGCGATCCTTGCATGGACGAGCGTGCCATGGGGCGTCGTCAGCCTCGCCGAGACCGAACTGTTCGACTGTCCGCCCGACGACCGCGCCGCGGCTTACGATCGGCTGAAGGGGCGGGTCGACGATCATCTCGGCGGGTTCCTGCAGCGCGTGACGGGGATGGCGCCGGGATTGCTGCAACTCTTAGGCACATCGGGGACGATTACGACCCTCGCCAGCATTGCCATCGGCCTGTCGAGCTATGACCGGCGCAAGGTCGATGGCTGCACCGTAACCGCAATCTCGATGCGCGCGATCTCGGCGATGCTCGCTGCGCGCTCGCCCAGCGAACGCGCAGCGGTTCCGGGTATCGGCGCCGACCGTGCCGACCTCGTCGTCGCGGGGTGCGCAATCCTCGAAGCGATCATGGATGCCTGGCCGAGCGAAACCCTCCGTGTCGCCGATCGCGGCATCCGCGAAGGCATCCTGCGAACGCTGATGGGCCGGGATAGCCGATGA
- a CDS encoding HWE histidine kinase domain-containing protein produces MDAIHVADPPPVMSSDAAAGLFAIDDGQSPKATAESLDLNNCDLEPIHVPGRIQPHGFLVVLTPDWVVSKVSANIEAFTGSPPEAWLGQPLISNVDPVAAHTLRNLAVTLFGPDAVQRTFAIVLIAGQPPFDVALHRAGDALVIEAEPAVADEREAAALIRAMVARLKHSIGLPAFYRDATRHVQALTGFGRVMIYRLGAQGHGEVVAEALRGYQNSYMGLHYPASDIPVQARALYLRNSFRIIADVAAEPVLLVALSERDAGPPLDQSLSVLRAVAPVHIEYLRNMEVAASLSISIIVDGKLWGLFACHHPAARLPSFAYRTAAELFGEMFSMQLEGRLRREADMHDQRARALAALLVAEVAHDQSVLQDARRLAELIFDTIPGDGMAICIDGAVWPTGKTPSTDACKVVASMLAEQSLHKVFATDCAASLMPPGSLDGTAGFIAIPLMRGPQDFILLFRSELTQIRNWAGDPDKQATEHNGKISPRQSFEAWAELVHGRCEPFTASEQEAAETIRAALGESRFHSSDVVPEAPVRGQDMLIAELNHRVRNILALIQGLISQTRGGAETVEAFVTTLDYRVQSLARAHDQITSDRWGPANLKDLVATEAAAYLDNRRDRVSIDGANILVYPAAFTTLALVFHELMTNAAKYGALSSTGVVAIDWRSDDDGDLLVDWVERGGPPVATPTRRGFGSTIIERAIPYDLGGTAAVEYGASGFSACFKIPARHLAGVSTTVSPAQTVALVADRSSLLAGLNVLLVEDNIIIAMDCAEMLQSLGAAHVTMAASVTEALDALDAQVFQFALLDFNLGVETSLGVADVLLFRGIPFAFATGYDGDLQDRGHANAPVIGKPYGTAQLVPLLRRLGFGSPG; encoded by the coding sequence ATGGATGCCATTCACGTCGCCGACCCGCCGCCCGTCATGTCGTCGGATGCAGCTGCAGGCCTCTTCGCGATCGACGATGGTCAATCCCCTAAGGCAACCGCAGAATCGCTCGATCTTAACAACTGCGATCTCGAGCCGATCCACGTTCCCGGACGTATACAGCCCCACGGTTTTCTCGTCGTACTGACTCCGGACTGGGTGGTCAGCAAGGTTTCGGCGAACATAGAGGCGTTTACTGGATCGCCGCCGGAAGCGTGGCTCGGGCAACCGCTCATCTCTAATGTCGATCCGGTTGCGGCGCATACGCTACGCAATCTCGCGGTCACGTTGTTTGGCCCCGATGCGGTCCAGCGAACATTTGCCATCGTGCTGATCGCAGGCCAGCCACCGTTCGACGTCGCACTGCACCGCGCAGGTGACGCGCTCGTCATCGAAGCCGAACCCGCCGTCGCCGACGAGCGCGAAGCCGCCGCACTAATCCGGGCGATGGTCGCGCGGCTCAAGCACAGCATAGGGTTGCCCGCTTTCTATCGAGACGCAACGCGCCACGTTCAGGCGCTGACCGGCTTCGGCCGCGTCATGATTTATCGCCTCGGTGCCCAAGGGCATGGGGAAGTTGTCGCCGAGGCCCTGCGGGGATATCAAAATAGTTACATGGGACTGCACTATCCGGCATCGGATATCCCGGTTCAGGCGCGCGCGCTGTACCTCCGCAACTCGTTTCGGATCATCGCCGATGTTGCGGCCGAACCGGTTCTGCTTGTCGCCCTGTCAGAGCGCGATGCCGGTCCGCCGCTCGACCAATCGCTGTCGGTGCTTCGCGCCGTTGCGCCGGTCCACATCGAATATCTGCGCAACATGGAAGTTGCTGCGTCGCTGTCGATCTCGATCATCGTGGATGGCAAGCTGTGGGGCCTATTCGCCTGCCACCACCCCGCGGCGAGACTGCCCAGCTTCGCGTACCGGACTGCTGCCGAGCTCTTCGGCGAGATGTTCTCGATGCAACTCGAGGGCAGGCTCCGCCGTGAAGCCGACATGCATGATCAGCGCGCCCGGGCGCTCGCGGCGCTGCTGGTCGCCGAGGTGGCGCACGACCAGAGCGTCCTTCAAGATGCACGACGGCTCGCTGAACTGATCTTCGACACGATCCCGGGTGACGGCATGGCGATTTGCATCGACGGAGCCGTCTGGCCGACCGGCAAGACGCCTAGCACCGACGCGTGCAAAGTGGTGGCGTCGATGCTGGCCGAGCAATCCTTACACAAGGTCTTCGCCACCGATTGCGCGGCATCGCTGATGCCGCCTGGTTCGTTGGACGGCACCGCCGGGTTTATCGCGATCCCACTCATGCGTGGTCCGCAAGATTTTATCCTGCTGTTCCGGTCGGAACTCACGCAAATCCGGAACTGGGCCGGTGATCCCGATAAACAGGCAACCGAGCACAACGGAAAGATCAGCCCGCGCCAAAGCTTCGAGGCTTGGGCCGAACTGGTTCACGGCAGATGCGAACCATTCACGGCGTCCGAGCAGGAAGCGGCGGAAACGATCAGAGCGGCGCTGGGAGAGTCCCGGTTTCACTCGAGCGATGTCGTGCCGGAAGCGCCGGTGCGCGGGCAGGACATGCTCATCGCCGAGCTCAATCACCGTGTCCGCAATATTCTCGCGCTGATTCAGGGTTTAATTTCGCAGACGCGCGGCGGCGCCGAAACCGTCGAGGCGTTCGTCACTACGCTCGACTACCGTGTGCAGTCGCTGGCGCGAGCGCACGACCAGATCACCAGCGACCGCTGGGGGCCGGCCAATCTGAAGGACCTCGTTGCAACCGAAGCGGCGGCGTATCTGGACAATCGGCGTGATAGGGTCAGCATCGACGGGGCAAATATCCTCGTCTACCCGGCAGCATTCACGACCCTTGCCCTCGTCTTCCACGAACTGATGACCAACGCCGCCAAATATGGGGCGTTGTCGTCGACCGGCGTTGTCGCGATCGATTGGCGGTCCGATGACGATGGCGATCTGCTTGTCGACTGGGTCGAGCGGGGAGGGCCGCCGGTCGCCACGCCAACGCGCCGGGGATTCGGATCGACGATCATCGAGCGCGCGATCCCGTACGACCTAGGCGGCACGGCAGCGGTTGAATACGGCGCATCAGGCTTTTCAGCCTGCTTCAAAATACCCGCGCGGCATCTTGCGGGGGTGTCGACGACGGTCTCGCCGGCGCAGACAGTGGCGCTCGTTGCGGATCGATCGTCACTGCTGGCGGGGCTGAACGTGCTGCTCGTCGAAGACAATATCATCATCGCGATGGATTGTGCCGAGATGCTCCAGTCGCTCGGAGCGGCGCATGTGACGATGGCCGCGTCGGTGACCGAGGCCCTCGACGCGCTCGACGCCCAAGTGTTTCAGTTCGCTTTGCTCGACTTCAACCTCGGTGTGGAGACGAGCCTCGGCGTCGCCGATGTCCTATTATTTCGGGGGATTCCGTTCGCGTTTGCCACCGGTTATGACGGTGACCTGCAGGACCGGGGGCATGCCAATGCACCGGTGATCGGCAAGCCTTATGGCACTGCGCAATTGGTCCCGCTGCTGCGCAGGCTCGGCTTCGGCAGTCCTGGATGA
- a CDS encoding RlmE family RNA methyltransferase yields MTVGSKSGGKSGGVKSGGGSGRSQGGKVRVLTAKKRKNSSNRWLERQLNDPYVKAAKAAGFRSRAAFKLAELDDRFGLLQHVTRVIDLGAAPGGWCQIVLKARPKAKIVAIDLLPIEPIAGVTIFQQDILADDTEAMLREALGGDADLVLSDMAANTVGHKMTDHIRTMALVEHALAFAVDMLRPGGAFVAKVLAGGADPGLVGELKRHFAAVKHAKPPASRAGSSEWYVVAQGFKGRVALCDAEAGGMDDDVNDADPSRSIA; encoded by the coding sequence ATGACGGTTGGGAGCAAGTCGGGCGGCAAGTCGGGTGGCGTGAAATCGGGTGGCGGTTCTGGGCGTAGCCAGGGCGGCAAGGTCCGCGTGCTGACCGCCAAGAAGCGCAAGAACTCGTCGAACCGCTGGCTCGAACGGCAGCTGAACGACCCCTACGTCAAGGCGGCGAAGGCGGCGGGCTTCCGCAGCCGCGCGGCGTTCAAGCTCGCCGAGCTCGACGATCGCTTCGGCCTCCTCCAGCACGTTACCCGCGTGATCGACCTCGGTGCCGCGCCCGGCGGCTGGTGCCAGATCGTCCTCAAGGCGCGGCCCAAGGCGAAGATCGTCGCGATCGACCTGCTGCCGATCGAGCCGATCGCGGGGGTGACGATCTTCCAGCAGGACATCCTCGCCGACGACACCGAGGCGATGCTGCGCGAGGCGCTGGGCGGAGACGCCGACCTGGTGCTCTCCGACATGGCGGCGAACACCGTCGGTCACAAGATGACCGACCATATCCGGACGATGGCGCTCGTCGAGCACGCGCTGGCCTTCGCGGTCGACATGCTGCGGCCAGGCGGCGCCTTCGTCGCTAAGGTCCTTGCGGGCGGGGCTGACCCGGGGCTCGTCGGCGAACTCAAGCGGCACTTCGCGGCGGTCAAGCACGCCAAGCCCCCTGCGAGCCGCGCTGGCTCGTCCGAATGGTACGTCGTCGCGCAGGGGTTCAAGGGGCGGGTGGCGTTGTGCGATGCCGAAGCCGGTGGCATGGACGACGACGTTAACGACGCCGACCCGTCGAGGAGCATCGCGTGA
- a CDS encoding biliverdin-producing heme oxygenase: MTSPDRRSRLRSATDHAHRRLDAIVNYAGFFDDCRSYAAYLDATLEAREPLERALTESGATTFFEMWPDRLIAPALRADIADVRGADPRSAPDAAGPLMSAAQTIGSLYVLEGSALGGRQLALRAYALGMGPAFGARHFARQTAIPKSWSAFLRVLEALPLDAGAENECIAAALAAFASFERAYAAVAMPPLRALRSPPPTSPRPPPALSRPSPAS, encoded by the coding sequence TTGACCAGCCCTGACCGGCGCTCACGCCTGCGATCGGCCACCGATCACGCGCACCGGAGACTCGATGCAATCGTCAATTACGCCGGCTTTTTCGATGATTGTCGCTCGTACGCCGCCTATCTCGATGCGACATTGGAGGCGCGCGAACCGCTTGAACGCGCGCTGACCGAAAGCGGTGCAACTACATTTTTCGAGATGTGGCCCGACCGTCTCATTGCCCCGGCGCTGCGTGCTGATATCGCCGATGTCCGCGGCGCAGACCCTCGATCCGCCCCGGATGCCGCTGGCCCGCTGATGTCGGCGGCGCAGACGATCGGCAGTCTCTACGTCCTCGAGGGATCGGCACTCGGCGGGCGGCAGCTTGCTCTGCGCGCCTACGCGCTCGGCATGGGCCCCGCGTTTGGCGCCCGGCACTTTGCAAGGCAGACGGCGATCCCGAAAAGCTGGTCCGCCTTCCTGCGGGTGCTCGAGGCGCTTCCGCTCGACGCAGGCGCGGAGAATGAGTGCATCGCGGCGGCGCTCGCGGCCTTCGCCAGTTTCGAACGCGCCTATGCCGCCGTCGCTATGCCGCCGCTTCGAGCGCTTCGCTCGCCGCCACCCACTTCGCCTCGGCCTCCGCCAGCGCTTTCTCGACCGTCGCCCGCGTCTTGA
- the aguB gene encoding N-carbamoylputrescine amidase, with amino-acid sequence MTITAAALQLAFTDDMDADIAATVAAVRDAAGRGAQVILPPELFQGYYFCRHEHDRFFARAFPTPSHPSVIAMQAVAKETGTYIPCSFFEADGPHYYNSLAMIDRRGDVMGVYRKSHIPDGPGYEEKFYFRPGNTGFKVWDTDHGRIGVGICWDQWFPESARAMMLMGAEILFYPTAIGSEPAEPNLDTRRMWIRAMIGHAVSNVVPVVAANRTGVEEDQRFYGNSFIADQRGDIVDELPTDEQGAVVATFDLAEVRANRASFGFFRDRRPDLYARLAQDI; translated from the coding sequence ATGACCATCACCGCCGCCGCGCTCCAGCTCGCCTTCACCGACGACATGGACGCCGACATCGCCGCGACCGTAGCGGCCGTCCGCGACGCGGCGGGGCGGGGGGCGCAAGTCATCCTGCCGCCCGAACTGTTCCAGGGCTATTATTTCTGCCGCCACGAACACGACCGCTTTTTTGCCCGCGCCTTCCCGACCCCCTCGCACCCCTCGGTGATCGCGATGCAGGCTGTGGCGAAGGAAACTGGCACCTACATCCCGTGCTCGTTCTTCGAGGCTGACGGACCGCATTATTATAACAGCCTCGCGATGATCGACCGCCGCGGCGACGTCATGGGTGTCTATCGCAAGAGTCACATCCCCGACGGCCCGGGGTATGAGGAGAAATTCTACTTCCGCCCGGGCAACACCGGCTTCAAGGTCTGGGACACCGACCATGGCCGGATCGGCGTCGGCATCTGTTGGGATCAGTGGTTCCCCGAAAGCGCCCGCGCGATGATGCTGATGGGGGCCGAAATCCTGTTCTACCCGACCGCAATCGGCTCCGAGCCCGCCGAGCCGAACCTCGACACGCGGCGGATGTGGATCCGCGCGATGATCGGGCATGCGGTGTCGAACGTCGTTCCCGTGGTCGCCGCCAACCGCACCGGCGTCGAGGAAGACCAGCGCTTCTACGGCAACAGCTTCATCGCCGACCAGCGCGGCGACATCGTCGACGAGCTGCCGACCGATGAGCAGGGCGCAGTCGTCGCGACGTTCGACCTCGCCGAAGTCCGCGCGAACCGCGCGAGCTTCGGATTCTTCCGCGACCGGCGGCCCGACCTCTACGCGCGTCTGGCGCAGGACATCTGA
- a CDS encoding DUF3147 family protein codes for MGYWLVKALISGAIVATVSEVARRFPAGGALIASLPLVSILGMIWLWRDTGDRARLSAHAGATFWYVLPSLPMFLIVPALLRGGMGFAPALGIGCLVTMLLYLGMVAALSRFGIAL; via the coding sequence ATCGGCTACTGGCTGGTCAAGGCGCTGATTTCGGGGGCAATCGTCGCGACCGTGTCCGAGGTCGCGCGCCGCTTTCCGGCAGGTGGAGCGCTGATCGCGTCGCTGCCTTTGGTGTCGATCCTCGGCATGATCTGGCTTTGGCGTGACACCGGCGACCGGGCACGGCTCTCGGCGCACGCCGGGGCGACCTTCTGGTATGTCCTGCCTTCGCTGCCGATGTTCCTGATCGTTCCCGCTTTGCTCCGCGGCGGCATGGGCTTCGCGCCCGCGCTCGGCATAGGTTGTCTTGTCACGATGCTGCTCTATCTCGGCATGGTCGCGGCCCTGTCGCGTTTCGGGATTGCCCTATGA
- the phhA gene encoding phenylalanine 4-monooxygenase yields MITAAPPEHAAADWTIDQRWADYTPADHALWDRLYARQTKQLADRAHPAFLNGLATLDLSKPGIPDFEEMSDRLEAVTGWRVVAVPGLVPDAVFYQHLAERRFVAGNFIRSASQIDYLEAPDVFHDVFGHVPLLSDPVFADYMQAYGQGGLRSLKFDALTRLSRLYWYTVEFGLVRHDGDLKLYGAGIVSSHGESVFALDDASPHRIGFDLGRVMRTPYKIDDYQALYVVIDSFEQLLRTTLDTDFAPLYAALATQPDIAITDLQPGDTVINRGTQRHDKTVVASVG; encoded by the coding sequence GTGATTACCGCCGCACCGCCCGAGCATGCCGCCGCCGACTGGACGATCGACCAGCGATGGGCCGATTATACCCCGGCCGATCACGCGCTCTGGGACCGGTTGTACGCCCGCCAGACCAAGCAGCTCGCCGACCGGGCGCACCCCGCATTCCTCAACGGACTCGCGACGCTTGATCTGTCGAAGCCCGGCATCCCCGACTTCGAGGAAATGAGCGACCGGCTCGAGGCCGTCACCGGCTGGCGCGTCGTCGCCGTCCCCGGTCTCGTCCCCGACGCGGTCTTCTACCAGCATCTCGCCGAGCGTCGCTTCGTTGCGGGCAACTTCATCCGCTCAGCGAGCCAGATCGACTATCTCGAAGCCCCCGACGTCTTCCACGACGTTTTCGGCCACGTCCCCCTGCTCAGCGACCCGGTCTTTGCCGACTATATGCAGGCCTACGGCCAGGGCGGCCTGCGCAGCCTAAAGTTCGATGCACTGACCCGGCTGTCGCGGCTCTACTGGTACACCGTCGAGTTCGGCCTCGTCCGCCACGACGGCGACCTCAAACTGTACGGCGCGGGCATCGTCTCGAGCCACGGCGAGAGCGTCTTCGCGCTCGATGACGCGTCGCCGCACCGGATCGGCTTCGACCTCGGGCGGGTGATGCGGACGCCGTACAAGATCGACGATTATCAGGCGCTCTACGTCGTCATCGACAGCTTCGAGCAGCTGCTGCGGACGACGCTCGATACCGACTTCGCCCCGCTTTACGCCGCGCTGGCGACGCAGCCGGACATCGCGATCACCGACCTGCAGCCCGGCGATACGGTGATAAACCGGGGCACGCAGCGCCACGACAAAACGGTCGTTGCAAGCGTCGGCTAG